One part of the Vicia villosa cultivar HV-30 ecotype Madison, WI linkage group LG6, Vvil1.0, whole genome shotgun sequence genome encodes these proteins:
- the LOC131610832 gene encoding phytochrome A-associated F-box protein has protein sequence MLSELTDDIILNILWKVEEDPRDWARLSCVSSKLNSLIHAFCWKNKTSLTIPSELLSSSQGHSLLKLSFCCPGPLHAGILFNNTADFPDEHHHQLQQQQQPTTTSATASSSLPLQPTQPNECSSIWSLYDDLYHDTLYADSESHQQQELHEEEIRAGVVDVPVESKKRKVSGSLSSHLATGKWTLSREQGSKLLARQYRDDCLYVCDWPGCVHLEEKRKYRLFRGVFMNFKRTRVWKTVNDCSNRKKVDMPCAFCSCNHTWDLHSAFCLKRGFGYHEDGEPVVRAYVCDNGHVSGAWTDVPMYA, from the coding sequence ATGTTGTCAGAATTAACCGACGACATAATTCTCAACATCCTATGGAAGGTTGAAGAAGACCCTCGTGACTGGGCTCGTCTCTCTTGCGTCTCTTCCAAGCTCAACTCCCTCATCCATGCTTTCTGCTGGAAGAACAAAACCTCTCTCACCATCCCCTCCGAGCTTCTCTCTTCTTCGCAAGGTCACTCTCTTCTCAAACTCTCCTTCTGTTGCCCCGGTCCTCTTCACGCCGGTATCCTCTTCAACAACACCGCCGATTTCCCCGACGAACACCACCaccaactacaacaacaacaacaacccacCACCACCTCAGCAACAGCTTCATCCTCTCTTCCTCTTCAACCTACTCAACCGAATGAATGTTCTTCCATTTGGTCACTTTACGATGATCTTTACCATGACACCCTCTATGCAGATTCAGAGTCCCATCAACAACAAGAACTCCACGAAGAAGAGATTCGAGCTGGTGTTGTTGATGTTCCGGTTGAATCCAAGAAAAGAAAGGTTAGTGGTTCATTGAGTTCGCACTTAGCGACGGGAAAATGGACGCTGAGTAGAGAACAAGGGAGTAAACTGCTTGCGAGACAGTACCGTGATGATTGTTTGTATGTTTGTGATTGGCCTGGGTGTGTTCATTTGGAGGAGAAGAGAAAGTATAGGCTATTCAGAGGGGTGTTTATGAATTTCAAGAGGACGCGAGTTTGGAAGACGGTGAATGATTGTAGTAACAGGAAGAAAGTTGATATGCCTTGTGCTTTTTGTTCGTGTAATCATACTTGGGATCTTCACTCTGCTTTTTGTTTGAAGAGAGGGTTTGGGTATCATGAAGATGGGGAGCCTGTTGTTAGGGCTTATGTTTGTGATAATGGTCATGTTTCTGGTGCTTGGACTGATGTTCCTATGTACGCTTGA
- the LOC131610833 gene encoding universal stress protein PHOS34, with product MAQTQEKQVMVVGIDDSDYSTYALEWTLDHLVAPIPNPIFKLVLVYAKPSVSASVGFVGPGASEVLPIVDADLKRTAVLVIERAKEICTKRSVKDIVVETVEGDPRNVLCDAVEKHHASTLVVGSHGYGAIKRAVLGSVSDYCAHHAHCTVMIVKKPKHKH from the exons ATGGCTCAAACTCAGGAGAAGCAAGTGATGGTGGTTGGCATCGACGACAGCGATTATAGTACCTACGCTCTTGAATGGACTTTGGATCATTTGGTTGCACCAATACCAAATCCAATCTTCAAACTTGTTCTTGTTTATGCCAAACCTTCTGTTAGTGCTAGTGTTGGATTTGTTGGACCTG GAGCTTCTGAGGTGTTGCCTATTGTGGACGCCGATTTGAAAAGAACTGCTGTGTTGGTTATCGAACGAGCTAAAGAAATCTGCACGAAAAGAtcg GTAAAAGACATAGTAGTCGAAACGGTGGAAGGTGATCCTAGAAATGTTCTTTGTGATGCTGTGGAAAAGCACCATGCTTCAACATTGGTTGTTGGTAGTCATGGTTATGGAGCTATAAAAAG GGCGGTTTTAGGGAGTGTAAGTGACTATTGTGCTCATCATGCTCATTGCACTGTGATGATTGTGAAGAAGCCAAAACACAAACATTGA